Sequence from the Streptomyces sp. NBC_00440 genome:
GTCGGCCTACGCAGCCGGCTGGGCCGTCACAGCCGGCTTGCGCCGTCACAGCCGGTGGGCGGCTCCCACCGGGGTGGCTCCCCTGGTGTCCAGCAGGAGTTGGGCCTTCACCGCGAGGCCCTGGAGGTCGTACGTGCGGTGGTGCTGGAGCAGCACCGTCAGGTCCGCTCCCGCCGCCGCCTCGTAGAGGGAGTCCGCGCGGGGCACCGGCACATCGCGGATGCGCCAGTCCGGGACGTACGGGTCGTGGTAGCTGACCGACGCGCCCAGGTCCATCAGTCGGCGGGCGATCTCGCCTGCCGGGGAGTTCTGCTGGTCGGCGAGGTCGGGTTTGTAGGTGACGCCGAGGAGCAGCACGCGGGCGCCGCGCGCCGATTTGCCGTGTTCGTTGAGGAGGGTGGCGCAGCGCTGGATGACGTACTGCGGCATCCGGTCGTTGACCTGCTGGGCGAGTTCGACCATGCGCAGCGGGCGGACGGTGTGCGGGGGGCCCGCGGTGTCGACGGGGACGCCGTGGCCGCCGACACCGGGACCGGGCCGGAAGGGCTGGAAGCCGAAGGGTTTCGTCTCGGCGCAGCGGATGACGTCCCAGAGGTCGACGCCCAGCTCGTGGCAGAGCACGGCCATCTCGTTGACCAGAGCGATGTTGACGTGCCGGTAGTTGGTTTCGAGCAGTTTGGTCATTTCGGCCTCGCGGGGGCCGCGTGCCCGTACGACCTTGTCACTCAACCGGCCGTAGAACGCGGCAGCGGATTCGGTGCAGGCGGGGGTCAGTCCGCCGATGACCTTGGGGGTCGCCGCGTACGGGTGGGTCCGGTTGCCGGGGTCGAGGCGGCTGGGGGAGTACGCGAGGTGGAAGTCCCGGCCGGCCCGCAGCCCTGAGCCCTCCTCCAGCAGGGGGCGCAGGATTTCCTCAGTGGTGCCGGGGTAGACGGCCGATTCGATGATGACCGTGGTGTGCGGGCGGAGCCTGGCGGCGAGTGCGCGGGTCGCGTCGGTGACCGGTGCCAGGTCGAGTGCCCGGTCCTCGCCCAGTGGGGTGGGCGCGCAGATGACGGCGGTACGGACCCGGCCCAGTTCGGCCGGATCGGTGACGGGCCGGAAGCCCCCCGAGAGCATCCGGCGGATGTCGGCCGCGCTGAGGGAGCCGTCGACGGGGGTGTGGCCGGCGGCGAGTTGCAGCAGACGGCGCGGGTCGGTGTCGTAACCGATGGTTACGAGACCGGTGGCGACGGCGGCCTGGGCGAGCGGCAGGCCGAGGTGGCCGAGTCCGATCACGGCGAGATCTGCGGGCATGGGTGATCCGTCCTTCCCAATAGCCGGAGGGGGACGAGTGCGCAAGTCCTGTGGACAGCGCAATGTCAGGTTAGGAGTAAATATGACCGATTTGCGGTATTGGGCGGGCCTGGGTGTCCGTGTGTTGTCCACAGGCGGTGGCTGAAGTGGGAGATCGCGGACAGAATCGAGGGTGCACCGGACACCGCTTCGGCGGCCTGATCAACGGGAGGCAGCAGTGAGGACAGCGACACTGGGGCCCGAGGAGCGCGCACAGGCGCTCGCCGGGATGGCCGAGCGTGAACTGGACGTACTGGTCGTGGGGGGCGGTGTGGTCGGCGCGGGGACGGCGCTGGATGCCGCGACGCGCGGGCTGGTGACGGGCCTGGTCGAAGCGAGGGACTGGGCATCGGGCACGTCGAGCAGGTCGAGCAAGCTCATCCATGGCGGCCTGCGCTATCTGGAGATGCTCGACTTCGCACTCGTACGGGAGGCGCTGAAGGAGCGCGGGCTGCTTCTTGAGCGGCTGGCACCCCACTTGGTGAAGCCGGTGCCTTTCCTCTACCCCCTGCAGCACAAGGGCTG
This genomic interval carries:
- a CDS encoding nucleotide sugar dehydrogenase; its protein translation is MPADLAVIGLGHLGLPLAQAAVATGLVTIGYDTDPRRLLQLAAGHTPVDGSLSAADIRRMLSGGFRPVTDPAELGRVRTAVICAPTPLGEDRALDLAPVTDATRALAARLRPHTTVIIESAVYPGTTEEILRPLLEEGSGLRAGRDFHLAYSPSRLDPGNRTHPYAATPKVIGGLTPACTESAAAFYGRLSDKVVRARGPREAEMTKLLETNYRHVNIALVNEMAVLCHELGVDLWDVIRCAETKPFGFQPFRPGPGVGGHGVPVDTAGPPHTVRPLRMVELAQQVNDRMPQYVIQRCATLLNEHGKSARGARVLLLGVTYKPDLADQQNSPAGEIARRLMDLGASVSYHDPYVPDWRIRDVPVPRADSLYEAAAGADLTVLLQHHRTYDLQGLAVKAQLLLDTRGATPVGAAHRL